In Williamwhitmania sp., one DNA window encodes the following:
- a CDS encoding DUF1972 domain-containing protein has product MKIGILGTRGIPNRYGGFEELAEKLSVLLALKGHEVWVYAPSFTSSGNKQHSGAIVVSIRIPAWLPSSLQTLIYDLRCLRHANRQQLNVVLECGYSFSPFLYLFRQKFRNRVVTNMDGMEWQRAKWGWLARRFLRFAESIAVKQSAEIIADHPVVQEYYQNRYGVSANYISYGADFDQPNAPQALYPPSARGYLLVVSRPEPDNSLNEILHAFKLSSCPLKLMVVGRFTNSYGRKMAKQYSSDKILFLGGIYDKPLLISMLEGSLLYLHGHKVGGTNPMLLEAMANGCRIVAHNNAYNRSILENRAAFFSSESDLVHIFNRSFEYARALAEKGPENILIIGTHYQWNDVVNRYEELFQKLVERNEEKAADCKK; this is encoded by the coding sequence GTGAAAATAGGCATTCTGGGAACAAGAGGGATACCCAACCGCTATGGTGGTTTTGAGGAGTTAGCCGAAAAACTTTCCGTGCTATTGGCTCTCAAAGGGCATGAGGTGTGGGTTTATGCTCCCTCGTTCACTTCCTCGGGAAATAAACAGCACAGCGGCGCAATTGTTGTATCCATTCGTATACCCGCATGGCTTCCCAGTAGTCTGCAAACCCTTATCTATGACCTCCGTTGCCTTCGCCACGCCAATCGTCAGCAGCTCAACGTAGTTCTAGAGTGCGGCTACAGCTTTAGCCCTTTTCTCTACCTGTTTCGACAAAAATTCCGAAACAGAGTTGTCACCAACATGGACGGTATGGAGTGGCAAAGGGCCAAGTGGGGATGGCTCGCTCGTAGATTTCTCCGGTTTGCTGAATCCATTGCCGTTAAACAGTCGGCAGAAATTATTGCCGACCACCCTGTTGTTCAAGAATACTACCAAAATCGCTATGGCGTAAGTGCCAACTATATTTCCTATGGTGCCGACTTTGATCAACCCAATGCACCTCAAGCCTTGTACCCACCAAGTGCTCGCGGTTACCTACTGGTAGTTTCCCGTCCCGAGCCCGACAACAGCCTCAACGAAATACTCCACGCTTTTAAGCTCTCTTCCTGTCCGCTTAAACTTATGGTTGTGGGTAGGTTTACCAATAGCTACGGACGAAAAATGGCGAAGCAATATTCATCCGACAAAATACTCTTTTTGGGTGGTATTTACGATAAGCCGCTGCTCATCTCCATGCTTGAGGGATCGCTGCTCTACCTGCATGGCCATAAGGTGGGTGGCACAAACCCCATGCTGCTGGAAGCCATGGCAAACGGCTGTCGTATAGTGGCGCACAACAACGCCTACAACCGAAGCATCCTTGAAAACCGAGCGGCCTTCTTCTCCTCGGAATCAGATTTGGTGCACATTTTCAACCGATCATTCGAGTATGCTCGAGCGCTGGCCGAAAAGGGTCCCGAAAACATTCTGATAATTGGAACCCACTACCAGTGGAACGATGTGGTCAACAGGTATGAAGAGCTGTTTCAAAAATTGGTGGAGAGAAACGAAGAAAAAGCAGCTGATTGCAAAAAATGA
- the rnr gene encoding ribonuclease R, translated as MTKKRSQKEKQTSTNKKNLTQTILEIFSSNPGRLYGYKSLAKILGLQDDGNRRMVVEICYELASDGFVEQEEPGLFRFKGGSDTVMGKVDMIASGAAFIVPEDKSGDIFVSFQNLNHALHNDKVRVHIFKKRRGNKPEGEVVEIVERARKNFVGTIQITKNFGFLTTGSKDMPYDIFIPEGSLKDVKNGEKAIARIVEWPMYAKNPIGEIVDVLGAPGNNEVEMHAILAEYDLPYHFPEEVNKVAERIADKISATEYKERRDFMQIPTFTIDPADAKDFDDALSFRRLPNGNVEVGVHIADVTHYVTPTSVIDNEAVERATSVYLVDRTVPMLPERLSNQICSLRPDEEKLCFSAVFELDGDAIVVAEWFGRTIIKSQRRFSYEEAQQVIETNTGDMKEEIVELNRLARILRKRRFKDGAIAFERDEVKFELDEHGKPLRVFYKVHKESNQLIEEFMLLANKKVAEIVGKVGKKKTAPTFVYRIHDQPNPEKFNDFRKFITRFGYALSPSLKPSDVSSSINHLLEEIKDKPESNLISTLAIRSMAKARYSTDNVGHYGLAFPFYTHFTSPIRRYPDMMVHRLLAHYLADGKSKNKEEYETLCAHSSEMEQRAADAERASIKYKQVEFMTDKVGKAFDAVITGVADFGIFTEIVENKCEGLVSMRELDDDYYYFDEESYTILGKTTGKAYRLGDPIKITVLQANMAKRQLDYGIFHEEGEERVVKPEGERNVGRSRPSAGKPRSGGGGSRPKSGGKSGSKSGGKSEGKKRRRS; from the coding sequence ATGACAAAAAAAAGATCACAAAAGGAGAAGCAGACCAGCACGAATAAAAAAAATCTAACCCAAACGATACTCGAAATATTTTCAAGCAATCCAGGAAGATTATACGGTTATAAGAGTTTAGCCAAGATACTTGGGCTGCAAGACGACGGAAACCGGCGAATGGTTGTAGAGATATGCTATGAACTTGCTTCGGATGGTTTTGTGGAGCAGGAGGAGCCGGGATTATTCCGGTTTAAGGGTGGCAGCGACACCGTGATGGGCAAGGTGGATATGATTGCCAGCGGGGCGGCCTTTATTGTACCTGAAGATAAGAGTGGCGATATTTTTGTATCGTTTCAAAACTTAAACCACGCCCTGCATAACGACAAGGTTCGGGTGCACATTTTCAAGAAGCGAAGGGGCAACAAACCCGAAGGGGAGGTTGTTGAGATAGTGGAACGCGCACGCAAAAATTTTGTGGGTACTATTCAGATCACAAAGAATTTTGGCTTCCTAACTACCGGGAGCAAGGATATGCCCTACGATATTTTTATTCCAGAGGGTTCTCTAAAGGATGTAAAAAATGGGGAGAAGGCCATTGCCCGGATTGTGGAGTGGCCGATGTATGCCAAGAATCCCATTGGCGAGATAGTTGATGTGCTGGGTGCTCCTGGGAATAACGAGGTGGAGATGCACGCCATTCTGGCCGAGTATGACCTACCCTACCATTTCCCCGAGGAGGTGAACAAGGTTGCCGAACGTATTGCCGATAAAATTTCAGCAACGGAGTATAAGGAGCGTCGAGATTTTATGCAAATACCCACCTTTACCATCGACCCGGCTGATGCAAAAGATTTTGACGATGCGCTCTCATTTCGTAGGCTACCCAATGGGAACGTGGAGGTTGGCGTACACATTGCCGACGTTACGCACTACGTTACCCCTACGTCAGTTATCGACAACGAGGCGGTAGAACGTGCTACATCTGTTTACCTTGTTGACCGAACTGTTCCAATGCTACCCGAAAGGCTTTCGAACCAAATTTGCTCGCTTCGTCCCGATGAGGAGAAGCTCTGCTTTTCGGCGGTGTTTGAGCTCGATGGCGATGCCATTGTAGTTGCCGAGTGGTTTGGCAGAACGATAATTAAATCGCAGCGACGGTTCTCCTACGAGGAGGCACAGCAGGTAATTGAAACCAATACCGGCGATATGAAGGAGGAGATTGTGGAGCTGAACCGTTTGGCTCGCATACTTCGCAAGCGTCGTTTTAAGGATGGCGCCATTGCCTTTGAGCGCGATGAGGTTAAGTTTGAACTCGACGAGCATGGCAAGCCACTTCGTGTATTCTACAAGGTGCACAAGGAGAGCAACCAGCTCATTGAGGAGTTTATGCTGCTGGCCAACAAGAAGGTTGCCGAGATTGTTGGAAAGGTGGGCAAGAAGAAGACCGCACCCACTTTTGTTTACCGTATTCACGATCAACCAAACCCGGAGAAGTTCAACGATTTCAGGAAGTTTATCACCCGCTTTGGATATGCACTTTCGCCTTCGCTGAAGCCATCGGATGTATCGTCGTCCATCAACCACCTGCTTGAGGAGATAAAGGATAAGCCGGAGTCGAACCTTATTTCGACGCTTGCCATACGTTCCATGGCAAAGGCCCGCTACTCTACCGATAATGTTGGACACTACGGATTGGCATTTCCGTTCTATACCCACTTCACCTCGCCAATTCGTCGCTACCCCGATATGATGGTGCATCGGTTGCTGGCCCACTACCTAGCCGACGGTAAAAGCAAGAACAAGGAGGAGTACGAAACGCTCTGTGCGCACTCGTCCGAAATGGAGCAAAGGGCTGCTGATGCCGAGCGAGCTTCCATAAAGTATAAGCAGGTAGAGTTTATGACCGACAAGGTGGGCAAGGCATTCGATGCCGTAATTACTGGCGTTGCCGACTTTGGTATTTTTACCGAAATAGTGGAGAATAAGTGCGAAGGGCTTGTGAGCATGCGCGAGCTCGACGACGATTACTACTACTTCGACGAGGAGAGTTACACCATTTTGGGTAAAACCACGGGCAAGGCCTACCGACTTGGCGACCCAATTAAGATTACGGTGCTTCAGGCCAACATGGCCAAGCGCCAGCTCGACTATGGTATCTTCCACGAGGAGGGTGAGGAGCGGGTGGTTAAGCCCGAGGGTGAGCGCAATGTTGGACGGTCTCGCCCTTCAGCAGGAAAACCCCGCAGTGGAGGTGGAGGTTCAAGGCCAAAATCTGGAGGAAAATCTGGAAGCAAATCTGGTGGGAAAAGCGAAGGCAAGAAGAGGAGGCGCTCGTAA